The Sneathiella sp. P13V-1 genome includes a window with the following:
- a CDS encoding carbohydrate kinase family protein, producing MKVLVIGGATIDVITSIDTEDIECITMRNATNSFLMLEQGKKVEAQRIDNQVGGGATNAAVAMSRLGGDVSAVLKLGDDMYATRVLERLADEKVDTRYVVKMPGEQTGKSIIISSHDKNAGVFVHRGANTTLSMDDVTPEMFDGVDLVYISTLSSNSANAFLPLVKLAKSKGCFVACNPGIRQIRNRKEQMFDALQYLDLMAINKEEATALAEGMTCSEGFGCPHEGQCPELIRHGLGDKDAEVSLEYLSRKILEAGCQNFTVTNGGEGAYLASGNLITFRPSVKVEVESTIGAGDAFNATLAFSLASGMSAADALTRAAINGASVAGMLDTQGGLLTKDEMSRRETEQAGVSAQEFVIQ from the coding sequence ATGAAGGTACTTGTAATCGGCGGCGCAACCATTGATGTCATCACCTCTATCGATACCGAAGATATCGAATGCATCACCATGCGAAATGCAACCAATTCCTTTCTTATGCTGGAACAGGGCAAAAAGGTTGAAGCCCAGCGGATTGATAATCAGGTGGGCGGCGGAGCGACCAATGCGGCGGTTGCCATGTCCCGCCTGGGAGGAGATGTTTCCGCTGTCCTAAAACTCGGCGATGACATGTATGCGACACGCGTGCTGGAACGCCTCGCCGATGAAAAAGTGGACACGCGGTATGTGGTGAAGATGCCTGGTGAGCAGACTGGTAAGTCCATCATTATCTCGTCTCATGACAAAAATGCCGGTGTGTTTGTGCATCGCGGGGCCAATACCACCCTGTCTATGGATGATGTTACGCCTGAGATGTTTGATGGCGTTGATCTTGTTTATATCTCGACACTTAGCTCCAACTCAGCAAATGCGTTTTTGCCGCTCGTAAAACTTGCCAAATCCAAGGGCTGTTTTGTGGCCTGTAATCCGGGTATCCGGCAAATTCGAAACCGGAAAGAACAGATGTTTGACGCCCTTCAATATCTGGATCTCATGGCAATAAATAAAGAAGAAGCAACAGCTTTGGCGGAAGGGATGACCTGCAGTGAAGGTTTCGGATGTCCTCACGAAGGACAATGTCCGGAACTCATCCGTCATGGCCTTGGGGATAAGGATGCCGAAGTATCCCTTGAATATCTGTCGCGTAAAATACTGGAAGCGGGCTGTCAGAACTTTACAGTGACCAACGGCGGTGAAGGGGCGTATCTGGCGTCTGGTAACCTCATCACCTTCCGTCCTTCTGTCAAAGTAGAAGTTGAATCAACCATTGGGGCCGGGGATGCCTTCAATGCAACGCTGGCTTTTTCTTTGGCTTCAGGGATGAGTGCTGCTGACGCCTTAACCCGTGCCGCCATCAATGGGGCGTCTGTTGCGGGAATGCTGGATACTCAAGGGGGGCTTCTTACCAAGGATGAGATGAGCAGAAGAGAGACAGAGCAGGCAGGCGTCAGCGCGCAGGAATTTGTAATTCAGTAA
- a CDS encoding beta-ketoacyl-ACP synthase, translating to MSRRVVVTGMSGVTSLGDNWDDIRTRMSKGETGIRYMSDWERYEDMSTRLAGPVEDFKMPSHFSRKALRSMGPVSRMAVAATEKALEDAGLLEDKDFLQSGRIGTSYGSSFGSTAPVKAFARLMETGQARGLTATSYIQMMSHTAPVNIGVHFGLTGRIIPTSSACTSGSMGVGYAYEAIKAGHQDAMIAGGAEELCPTMAAVFDTLFATSQRNDEPHLSPRPYDAARDGLVIGEGSATLILEEREHAIARGATIHAEILGFGTNSDGKHITQPSSDTMRVALELALKDSGIDKSDIDLINGHGTATAQGDVAECQATYGLFDRAVPFHTLKGYFGHTLGACGSIELWLAIKSMHDGWVPPTANLTDIDENCAGLDHIKDGPRDIEINHFMSNNFAFGGINTSLIIGRGDN from the coding sequence ATGAGCCGCCGCGTCGTTGTTACTGGCATGTCTGGTGTCACCTCCCTTGGGGACAATTGGGATGATATCCGTACCCGCATGTCAAAAGGTGAGACAGGTATCCGCTACATGTCGGATTGGGAACGCTATGAGGATATGAGTACGCGCCTTGCGGGTCCTGTTGAAGATTTCAAAATGCCATCTCATTTCTCGCGGAAAGCCCTTCGTAGTATGGGGCCAGTTTCCAGAATGGCGGTGGCCGCCACCGAAAAAGCATTAGAAGACGCGGGTCTTCTGGAAGACAAGGATTTCCTTCAATCTGGTCGCATTGGCACATCTTATGGGTCTTCTTTTGGCAGCACGGCACCTGTAAAAGCCTTCGCCCGACTGATGGAAACCGGGCAGGCGCGCGGCCTTACTGCAACCAGCTACATCCAGATGATGAGCCACACAGCACCTGTAAATATCGGTGTGCATTTTGGCCTGACGGGCCGGATCATCCCGACCTCTTCTGCCTGTACATCAGGAAGCATGGGGGTTGGTTATGCCTATGAAGCCATTAAGGCAGGTCATCAGGACGCCATGATTGCTGGCGGCGCGGAAGAGCTATGCCCGACCATGGCCGCCGTATTCGACACCCTGTTTGCGACCAGTCAGCGAAATGATGAGCCTCACCTTTCCCCCCGCCCCTATGATGCGGCAAGAGATGGCCTTGTTATCGGAGAGGGAAGCGCAACACTCATTCTGGAAGAGAGGGAGCACGCTATTGCCCGCGGTGCGACCATCCATGCAGAAATACTTGGGTTCGGCACCAATTCTGACGGAAAACACATTACGCAACCCTCCTCGGACACTATGCGGGTCGCCTTGGAACTTGCCTTGAAGGACAGTGGGATCGACAAAAGCGACATTGACCTGATCAATGGACATGGCACCGCAACCGCCCAAGGAGACGTGGCGGAGTGTCAGGCAACTTACGGCCTTTTTGATCGCGCAGTTCCTTTTCACACCCTAAAAGGCTATTTCGGTCATACCCTCGGCGCCTGCGGATCAATTGAACTTTGGCTCGCCATTAAATCCATGCATGACGGATGGGTCCCCCCAACCGCTAATCTAACGGACATTGATGAAAATTGCGCGGGCCTCGATCATATCAAGGACGGTCCACGTGACATTGAAATCAACCACTTCATGAGCAACAACTTCGCTTTTGGTGGGATCAACACATCACTGATTATTGGACGCGGGGATAACTAA